Proteins from one Deinococcus actinosclerus genomic window:
- the greA gene encoding transcription elongation factor GreA, which produces MTKDRITMTQRGYDKLVETLHFLKTTKREEISENMGRAIEDGDLRESAAYDEARMQQSENEARISELERQLERAMIIEEDATGGAGLGAKVRVRDAKGKEHQFELVGTYEVDVLKGKISDASPIGKALAGRRAGEKVTVQLPKGSAEFEILSVDYL; this is translated from the coding sequence ATGACGAAGGATCGCATCACCATGACCCAGCGCGGGTACGACAAACTGGTCGAAACCCTGCACTTCCTGAAGACCACCAAGCGCGAGGAGATCTCCGAGAACATGGGCCGCGCCATCGAGGACGGCGACCTGCGCGAAAGCGCCGCGTACGACGAGGCGCGGATGCAGCAGAGCGAGAACGAGGCCCGCATCTCCGAACTCGAGCGGCAGCTCGAGCGCGCCATGATCATTGAGGAGGACGCCACCGGCGGCGCCGGCCTGGGCGCCAAGGTCCGCGTGCGCGACGCCAAGGGCAAGGAACACCAGTTCGAACTGGTCGGCACCTACGAGGTGGACGTCCTGAAGGGCAAGATCAGCGACGCCAGCCCGATCGGCAAGGCCCTCGCCGGACGCCGCGCCGGGGAGAAGGTCACCGTGCAGCTGCCCAAGGGCAGCGCCGAGTTCGAGATCCTCAGCGTCGACTACCTGTAA
- a CDS encoding enoyl-CoA hydratase-related protein has protein sequence MTQLDEFEFNNVQIDQHGPIAVLTINRPRALNALSADTLSEIAQAVNLIVEDAEVGALIITGAGDKAFVAGADISEFENLEGVYDGRELSLAGQDVMHQISSLPIPVIAAVNGFALGGGLELALACDVRVAATTARLGLPEVSLGLIPGFGGTQRLARLVGAGRALDLMLTARQVKADEALGMGLVNYVADDALTKAREVAELMLKNAPIALSLVKEAVRRGMDTALEAGLEVEADLFGMTVATKDFREGVDAFLNKRRAEFQGE, from the coding sequence ATGACCCAACTGGATGAATTCGAGTTCAACAACGTGCAGATTGACCAGCATGGCCCGATCGCGGTGCTGACCATCAACCGCCCCCGCGCCCTGAACGCCCTGAGTGCCGATACCCTCTCGGAGATCGCGCAGGCCGTGAACCTGATCGTGGAGGACGCCGAGGTGGGCGCGCTGATCATCACGGGCGCCGGCGACAAGGCGTTCGTGGCGGGTGCGGACATCAGCGAGTTCGAGAACCTCGAGGGCGTGTACGACGGGCGCGAGCTGTCGCTGGCCGGGCAGGACGTCATGCACCAGATCTCCTCGCTGCCCATTCCCGTGATCGCCGCCGTGAACGGCTTCGCGCTGGGCGGCGGGCTGGAACTGGCGCTGGCCTGCGACGTACGCGTGGCGGCCACCACCGCCCGCCTGGGCCTGCCGGAAGTCTCGCTGGGCTTGATCCCGGGTTTCGGCGGCACGCAGCGCCTCGCGCGGCTGGTCGGTGCGGGCCGCGCACTGGACCTGATGCTCACGGCCCGTCAGGTGAAGGCCGACGAGGCGCTGGGCATGGGCCTCGTGAACTACGTCGCGGACGACGCCCTGACCAAGGCGCGCGAGGTGGCCGAGCTGATGCTCAAGAACGCCCCCATTGCGCTGTCCCTGGTCAAGGAGGCGGTGCGCCGCGGCATGGACACCGCGCTGGAGGCGGGCCTGGAGGTCGAGGCGGACCTGTTCGGCATGACGGTCGCCACGAAGGATTTCCGCGAGGGGGTGGACGCCTTCCTGAACAAGCGCCGCGCGGAGTTCCAGGGTGAATGA
- a CDS encoding purine-nucleoside phosphorylase — MSQIHVRAQPGDVAPYVLLPGDPNRARHIAETYLDGAREYTSHRQLLGFTGTYQGLPVSVQTTGMGCPSAAIVAEELARLGARTLIRVGTLGGATPSVAPGDLVIATAAVPNDGTTRQMLGGAPYAPAASFEVVEASVQAARASGAPHHVGLVMTEDAFYASTPEHARLWAGRGVLGFEMEASAIFLVAAQRGLRAACLTACSNDIGDPQLVPDDVLAAGVDRMVRVALDAIVTLAARD; from the coding sequence ATGAGTCAGATTCACGTTCGTGCTCAGCCGGGGGACGTCGCCCCGTACGTCCTGCTGCCCGGGGATCCCAACCGCGCCCGCCACATCGCCGAGACCTACCTGGACGGTGCGCGCGAGTACACCAGCCACCGGCAGCTGCTGGGCTTCACCGGAACCTACCAGGGCCTGCCGGTCAGCGTGCAGACGACCGGGATGGGCTGCCCCAGCGCGGCCATCGTCGCGGAGGAGCTCGCCCGGCTGGGGGCGCGCACGCTGATCCGCGTGGGGACGCTGGGCGGCGCGACCCCCAGCGTGGCGCCCGGTGATCTGGTGATCGCCACGGCGGCCGTGCCGAACGACGGCACCACCCGGCAGATGCTGGGCGGCGCTCCGTACGCGCCCGCCGCGAGCTTCGAGGTCGTGGAGGCCAGCGTGCAGGCGGCCCGCGCGAGCGGCGCCCCGCACCACGTGGGTCTGGTCATGACCGAGGACGCCTTCTACGCCAGCACGCCGGAGCACGCGCGGCTGTGGGCGGGGCGGGGCGTGCTGGGCTTCGAGATGGAGGCCAGCGCGATCTTCCTCGTGGCGGCGCAACGCGGTCTGCGCGCAGCGTGTCTGACGGCGTGCAGCAACGACATCGGCGACCCACAGCTCGTGCCGGACGACGTGCTGGCCGCCGGGGTGGACCGTATGGTGCGCGTGGCGCTGGACGCCATCGTGACGCTGGCCGCCCGCGACTGA